In the genome of Atribacterota bacterium, one region contains:
- a CDS encoding 3-isopropylmalate dehydrogenase, translated as MKTYKIGVIPGDGTGPEVVREGLKVLETVAKKAQFTYEIVLYPFGGEYYQKTGETLPESALEEFKKLDALYLGAIGHPEVKPGILEQGILLKIRFRLDQYINLRPVKLYPNVWTPIKDKGPEEIDFVVVRENTEGLYVGAGGFLRKGTPDEVAIQESINTRKGVERCIRFAFEYTRKRNKKKKLTLCGKTNVLTFAFDLWERTFQEVAKEYPDIQTDYAHVDATTMWMVKNPEWFDVIVTDNMFGDIITDLGAMIQGGMGIAAGGNLNPQGVSMFEPIGGSAPKYTGMNVINPLAAICALGMLLETIGEEHASWMVENAVTKALESGKIKSMSAGKMGLSTQEVGDLVASMVE; from the coding sequence ATGAAAACATACAAAATCGGTGTGATTCCCGGTGATGGCACTGGACCAGAAGTAGTCCGTGAAGGACTCAAAGTGCTTGAAACAGTAGCAAAAAAGGCACAGTTTACCTACGAGATCGTGCTCTACCCATTCGGTGGAGAATATTACCAAAAAACCGGAGAAACTCTCCCCGAATCAGCCCTGGAAGAATTTAAAAAACTTGATGCTCTATACCTCGGTGCCATTGGACATCCTGAGGTTAAACCGGGAATTCTCGAACAGGGTATTCTCCTCAAAATTCGCTTTCGCCTCGACCAGTATATTAACCTCCGACCGGTAAAACTCTATCCGAACGTTTGGACCCCTATCAAAGATAAAGGGCCTGAAGAAATCGACTTTGTGGTGGTGCGGGAAAATACCGAAGGCCTGTACGTGGGTGCCGGAGGATTCCTCCGGAAAGGCACTCCTGATGAGGTCGCCATCCAGGAATCCATCAATACCCGCAAAGGTGTGGAACGTTGTATCCGTTTTGCCTTTGAATACACCCGTAAACGCAATAAAAAGAAAAAACTCACCCTCTGCGGTAAAACCAATGTCCTTACCTTTGCTTTCGATCTCTGGGAACGAACTTTCCAGGAGGTAGCGAAAGAGTACCCCGACATTCAAACCGACTACGCCCACGTGGACGCTACGACCATGTGGATGGTGAAAAATCCAGAATGGTTTGATGTCATCGTCACCGATAACATGTTTGGGGACATCATCACCGACCTTGGAGCGATGATTCAAGGTGGCATGGGCATTGCCGCCGGAGGAAACCTCAACCCTCAAGGTGTATCCATGTTTGAACCTATCGGCGGTTCTGCACCCAAGTACACCGGGATGAATGTTATTAATCCTCTTGCTGCTATTTGTGCTTTGGGAATGCTCCTTGAAACCATCGGAGAAGAGCACGCCTCTTGGATGGTGGAAAACGCGGTCACCAAAGCCTTAGAAAGCGGTAAAATCAAAAGCATGAGCGCTGGCAAGATGGGTCTTTCCACCCAAGAAGTGGGAGACCTGGTGGCCTCAATGGTTGAATAA
- the xseA gene encoding exodeoxyribonuclease VII large subunit gives MSDGEKERGLGVEFFHLQPEENVVFTLSGLLQAVQALVEGYFSSSFWVVAEIADLRKRIHIYLELVEKEGDSVKARIRGIIWSSSAKIVDMFEDETGQRLKVGMKILLQGRLRFHPAYGLSLEVQGINSNYSLGEMARKRREILQRLAQEGLLEKNRQISLPLVPQRIAVVSSEHSAGFEDFLMHLKENPYGFRFTVKLFPTLVQGEEAEFSLLGALEAVRMEARHFDVVVVLRGGGSRVDLSCFDSYALGKMVAEFPLPVLTGIGHHRDESVMDCVSYSALKTPTAVADFLVDRVKAFEEGLNRELSRLWGATWETLECYQMELSDWIRRFRGDALLLFQKEREKHLRFEERFDLLLRAFLEKARVTQHDLEQAFRRETVKRLEEMKQSLDQEEKALVLLHPSNVLRRGYTLTFSEGKIVKSVHDCSVGQKLYTQTHDGQLMSEVKERHERTDGTFL, from the coding sequence ATGAGTGATGGAGAAAAAGAGAGGGGGTTAGGTGTGGAATTTTTCCATCTTCAACCAGAAGAAAACGTCGTTTTCACTCTTTCTGGCCTCTTGCAGGCAGTGCAGGCTTTGGTGGAGGGGTATTTCTCTTCGTCTTTCTGGGTGGTGGCCGAAATCGCCGACTTGCGCAAGCGGATTCATATTTATCTGGAACTGGTCGAAAAAGAAGGCGATTCGGTTAAAGCCCGGATTCGGGGAATAATCTGGTCTTCATCAGCAAAAATTGTGGATATGTTTGAGGACGAGACTGGACAACGTCTCAAGGTGGGGATGAAAATTCTTTTACAGGGACGGTTACGCTTTCATCCGGCTTACGGTCTCAGCCTGGAGGTACAGGGGATTAACTCCAACTATTCTCTGGGTGAAATGGCGCGGAAGCGTCGGGAAATTCTGCAACGTCTTGCTCAGGAGGGTCTTTTGGAAAAAAATCGCCAGATTTCCCTTCCTCTTGTGCCGCAGCGGATTGCCGTGGTGTCTTCAGAACACTCGGCAGGGTTTGAGGATTTTTTGATGCACCTTAAGGAGAACCCTTATGGCTTTCGATTTACGGTGAAGCTTTTCCCAACCCTTGTTCAGGGCGAAGAGGCAGAGTTTTCTCTTCTTGGTGCTCTTGAGGCGGTTCGAATGGAGGCCCGGCATTTTGATGTGGTGGTGGTCTTGCGGGGTGGTGGCTCCAGAGTGGATTTAAGTTGCTTTGATAGCTATGCGCTGGGCAAAATGGTCGCTGAATTCCCTCTTCCGGTACTCACTGGAATTGGCCATCACAGAGATGAAAGCGTGATGGATTGTGTATCGTATTCTGCCCTAAAGACGCCAACTGCGGTGGCCGATTTCTTGGTTGACCGGGTCAAAGCTTTTGAGGAAGGACTCAACAGAGAATTATCTCGTCTCTGGGGGGCTACCTGGGAAACTTTAGAATGCTACCAGATGGAACTCAGTGATTGGATACGGCGGTTTCGGGGTGATGCTTTGCTTCTTTTTCAGAAAGAACGGGAGAAACATCTTCGCTTCGAAGAGCGCTTCGATTTGCTTCTCCGGGCTTTTCTTGAGAAAGCAAGGGTGACACAGCACGACCTTGAACAGGCTTTCCGCCGGGAGACTGTAAAAAGGCTTGAGGAAATGAAGCAATCACTGGATCAAGAGGAAAAAGCGCTGGTGTTGCTTCATCCCTCCAACGTGCTTCGCCGGGGGTATACGCTCACCTTTTCAGAGGGGAAAATCGTCAAAAGTGTTCACGACTGCTCAGTGGGGCAAAAACTATATACCCAGACGCATGATGGTCAGCTTATGAGTGAGGTGAAAGAGAGGCATGAAAGAACCGATGGCACTTTCTTATGA
- the xseB gene encoding exodeoxyribonuclease VII small subunit codes for MKEPMALSYEAAFQELKTIVEELERGEVSVDLLVEKVKRATALSRFLRERLRKTEEEIQTIFEENEKEVLKQENL; via the coding sequence ATGAAAGAACCGATGGCACTTTCTTATGAAGCGGCTTTTCAGGAACTGAAAACTATTGTGGAGGAACTTGAAAGAGGGGAGGTGAGCGTTGATTTGTTGGTGGAAAAGGTGAAACGAGCTACTGCTCTCTCCCGCTTCTTGCGGGAACGCCTGCGTAAGACCGAAGAAGAAATACAGACTATCTTTGAAGAGAACGAAAAGGAGGTGTTGAAACAGGAAAATTTGTAA